The window TTTAATTTCAATaagtaaaatattaaaatgtttatttttattcccagattaattataataattatttattaACCTAACCTGATATAAAATATTTACAATGATGTGAATATTTAAAACCAAATATGTTTTATTATATTTACATTAAACAAAATGTAATATTTAAGAATAATTTTACACATAGAAAAGgtttattttgggggggggggggggatgagatTTAGTTGGAATTTATCTATTAAATTTCCTCAGACTGAATAATTTCCACCAGCTGTTGTGTGactgaatgttgttttttttatctggCCTTTCCTGACCTCATTAGTCCATTATGATTACACGCAGCTGTTCAGAGACCAGCTGCCAAAAGATGTGAAAAAGGAGTAGCTAGCAGCAGGTCTCTCTAAACCATCTCTGGGTTTTGTGTTTCAGAGTGCAGCTTATGATCCCTCTTCAGGTGTCTCAGGATCTTTGGACTACCGCCCCTTTGGGCCCCTGGGGTCCTTCGCTTACGGAGACCCATCCTACAGGAAGAGCGCCACGCGAGATGCCACGGCCATGCTGAAGGCCTGGCTCAACGAGCACAGGAGGAACCCGTACCCCACCAAGGGGGAGAAGATCATGTTGGCAATCATCTCCAAGATGACACTGACACAGGTGTCTACCTGGTTCGCCAACGCTCGACGAAGGCTGAAGAAGGAGAACAAAATGACTTGGACACCTCGCAACCGGAGtgaggacgaggaggaggaggataccGTTGACCTAGAGAACCATGATGAGTCCATGAAGCTGCATGGTGAAGAGCTGGAGATGAGGAGCACAAGTGCTGGTAAGTGAGCGATTCAAGGGGGGGTCAAGGTTCAGACGgtctgagctgcagacacggccacgcTCGGGAAATATAAACTCTGGTTATTCTGGAATTTTCTGTGATTTATAAGGAAAATCCTGATTTATTCGTTGTTGCTCAGAATCTATTTTATTCTTTGAGTTCCTTTAGATGAATGAGGTTCAGTAACTGGACCGGGCCAGATCAGAACCTGAACTGGGTCTGTGAACGGGCTGGGATCCAAGTGTGTCTAATGTTTTACTGATCACTGGTTCTGATCCATGCTTTCTGTTTTGGTCAGGTTCTGTTCTCTCTACAGACTCATGTCCGTTGCTATTCCAAGACAAAACCAGAACCAACCACAGTCTCGTACATCTGGACTCTGGTGACCGGAGTCACATACTGGGTCCAGACTCTGGGTCAGGAGCCCATCCTCCGAGCAGAACCCTCAGAGTCCGCGGGTCAGAACACACGTTGTCTCCGAGCCTCCCGTCTGAAGAGCAGGTGGACTCGTGCGGTGGCACCGAGGGACAAAACCCAAAACCTAAACTTTGGTCCCTGGCTCAGATGGCCACAGGGAGCAGTGACTCATCACAGTGCAGGGGGCGGAGCTCTCTGTCTCATGGATACGCCCCACCACTGTACTACACCTCCCCTTTCATGGCCGGATACTCGAGTTTTGGACCTCTGGAGGCCCTGCGCTTAAGCGGACTACAGCGTAAGGTTCTCTCAGGGGCCGAAGCGGCGACCCCGGACTGCCACCTGCACAGCCAGAACCACGAGCAGCTGCACAAACTCACGAGAGCCATGACTAACATGTAGAAAGCCACCGGGGCTAGCTAGAACCACGCGGCACTGGAGGAACCTGCGGCTCAGACTTTTCTCACAACCATTTTTGTATCTGACATTTAACAAACCTGACGTgtcattaaatgttttttttactgaAACAGAGAAATGGTCTGTGTTCCTTTGACCCGTTTCAACAGACGTGTCCACGGTGTGGCTCACGGGCCGTTTATGGCCCTCAGAGGGAATTTAAGCAGCACTCAGAATGATGGGAGTTTAGTCCTATTCACTCGTTCATTTCCCTGTAAAAACTGTAAATGACATCATGACGACTCACACACCTTTCATCGTTTTTCTCAagtaattaaaaataaaccaAAGCAGAAGATAAAACTTTCTGCACGTCATCCACTCAGGCTGGTGCTCTACAGCTGGAGCACTCAAACCTGTAGAAATACTAACTAATGTTTCTCTGACGGAGACACATAAGGTGTCAAAACATTAGTTTCTGTTGTCTGTACCCAATAAAATATTTATACAcattttattctcatgaaaataaACCAAATGAGCTTAGCTGGAGATAAAAGTCACCTGATGAAGGTGTTGGTATCAAACACGTCTGCAGTGGTTTCATCTCAAACGGACTCATCCATGTGGCCCTTCAAGCCCACAGAATAAAAATCACTtcaaattaaaagttttatttcttcagcaaaacaaatgaataaaacaaaacTTCACACAAAAATAGTAATTAGTGGAACTGTTATTGTAATCATGTTCACCCTTCTTCCGAGGATGAATTTAATCCAATTCAGTTTACTTCTATAACGCCAAGTCACCAATGCAGTTCTATGGGTTTAGGGTTCTATGCTAATTTTtctgattgtgacatcacaactggGAACTTTTTTCAACAGCTCGTTATTGATAGATAATTCCTAGACACTTTAAAATTCCCACCTGTCCAGGTCCTGGTGTGAGCTGCAGCAAAGAATCCAGTGTCAGCCGCTCATGCGGAGgatggtcgcgggggcagcagcctaagcaaggaggcccagacttccctctccccagccacttgggccagctcctccggggaaatcctaaagcgttccctggccagccgagaaacatgtccctccagtgtgtcctgggcctTCCCTTGGGTCTTCACTCAGTTAGACATGTCTGGAAAACCTCAAcaagaaggcgtccaggaggcatcctgaccagatgctcgaacCACCCCAACAGGCACCTCTTGACATGGAggaacagcgggtctactccgagcccctcccggatgactgagcttgtcaccctatctctaagggggcgcccagacaccctgtggagaaaactcatttcggccgcttgtatccatgacctcgttcttccggtcactacccaaagctcgtgttcATATgtgagagtaggaacgtagatcgaccggtaaatcaaggccttcgccttctggctcagctctcctcacaacgacagatcggtacaacacccacagtactcccagagtacccacacacacaagcacggacgcacgcacgcacgcacgcacgcacacacacacacacacacacacacacacacacacacacacacacacacagggccccTAAAGAAATGTGGTTGAatgctttctccaaatccacaaaacacatgtgggcaAACtcacacgcaccctccaggacccctctAAGGGTATAGTGCGCATCCAGTaagccacattgttcctcctgaatctgaagttcaagaatccgatggaccctcctctccagaacccctgaatggatcttaccagggaggctcaggagtgtgagccCCTGTaattggaacacatcctgcggtgcccctttttaaataggggaaccaccaccccggtctgccaatccagtgggactgcccccaacgtccacgcgatattgcagagccgtgtcagcctacacagccccacaacatctagagtcttaaggaactccaggaagatctcatccacccctggagccttgccaccaaggagcgtcttgaccacctccgtgacctcagcaccagagattggagagttcaacccaaagtccccaaactGCGCTGGAAGACATGCCGGTGGGATTGCGGATGTCTTTAAAGTACTCCACCCACGGATCCACAACTTCGCAGgtggaggtcagcagcacactgtccccactataaacagtgttggtattgCTTCCCCCTCCTGAGAcatcggatggtggaccagaatctcctcgaagccatacagAAGTCTTGCTTGAGGGCGCACGGGGTTAGCATTCCTCccgagatatgtatataaacacatgTTTCTATGGTTCCTCCCACGTCCGtcagcggtgggtggggtttgagcgggtgagtcTGACCGACTTCCAGagaggtttgttaagatgaacggctctctacagggtctcggctctcatcattcactttgaaaacccgttcaaaagatttgattcattCATGAATGTCACATCACTACCCAGGTCAACGAGGGAGTAACCAGAAAGAGCACGCTCGAGAACCTCCTCCAGGAACTCCAAAAAAAGTGGGTATAGGCTGcagcagtttggtgcataagcacaaaccagtCTGGACCCGTCCTGACTGATCCTCATCACCTGAAATAAACACTAAAGTAAGATTAGTCCAACCCAGTCTTTAATAACCAGGGCTTATTAGCTGGTGTGTAATAGGTACCGCGGTACCAGAGTCCTGAACAGATGGGCCTAGGAGTAAGCAGGAAATAAAATAAcagactttttttaaataaaagcttTATTGAACATGGTGATGAGTATACACACAAATTGCATGcacaattaaacaaaataaaataacagacttttttttcaaaactttattgaacaaggtgataagtatacaaacaaattgcatacaaaattgaacaaagatgaaacatatgccagggggtgcactacagaaatgttacacacatccaaataaattataggtggtgcaaatagttatagtttttaaagcttttttgtttagTGATCCACTAATCAATTTTATGTAAGATAGAGTGTCACTATAATAGTGCTTGAAATTAGGTTTTTAGTTACTATACTtgcatttgtggagatagaatttagctagaataattaacaaatttataacaaagtatacatcttcctttctgtgcttgcgaaaaaaacaaaatacattttcccattttaaaacaaagtcctagctgaaataaaacaacagacgTCACGGCTCTCTGCAGGCTTCCTTGCGCCACCTACTGGTAAAAGGCTGTTACTGCACCTTGTGGGCCAAACCTCAAACATGTAACACTTGATGAGGGACTCACGAGCAGCTTAACAGAACCAGTCTGAGCACCAGAGCCACGCTTTGTTGCTGAGTCGTGTTGGCTAGCACCGCTAACGGTCACGTGCTTTAAAAACAATCAAGTTTGATGGCGTTTCGGTGGACGTCAGAAAACAAGAGCAACCGGAAGTAGTTGTATTTGGCTTACGCTACGCAAGTTTAGTGGGCTGGGGTGAGTTACGTTGCTGCCGCGATTCTCTAAcgtatgcacgcacacatgtgACGTTCCCTCCGTGGTTGGCTGCGCTGTGTACGTCAAAAACGTCACAGCTCGCGCATCTGTCAGAGGACATTTAAATGGCTACACAGCCGATCCGCGCAGCACCGTAATAACGCCGTTACTGCCGCTACAACTGCGCCAGCCTCGTCCGCTCCACCCTAAAGGCGCGCTTTGTCCGTTCGGTTCGGTTCGGTCCCGAAGACGAACATGAGCGACGAGGAGGAGCGCCTTGTGAAGATCCGAACCAGGTTCGAGGATCTGTGCCGAGCTCTGAACATGGACGAAGAGGCGAGTACCGAAGCGTGGAGTAGCTACGAGAACATCAGCAGGAACTTCACTCTGGAGGTAAGCAGGTGCTGGTGAGGGTTCGGTCCATTCGGGCCAAAACGTCTGACATGAAATGTCATCTAGGTCTCCAACTCAGCAGGAACCGCCTCGTTCAACATGGCAGCAGCCTTTTGCAGATGCACGCATCTCCTTTTTCTGGAT is drawn from Nothobranchius furzeri strain GRZ-AD chromosome 4, NfurGRZ-RIMD1, whole genome shotgun sequence and contains these coding sequences:
- the LOC107388535 gene encoding Iroquois homeobox protein 5a, with amino-acid sequence MAFPQGFLFQPTMSLALPIGSGVIVGPRTEELGSASGSAFAPYSASAASHLPIGGEPRATAVSSFVSAAYDPSSGVSGSLDYRPFGPLGSFAYGDPSYRKSATRDATAMLKAWLNEHRRNPYPTKGEKIMLAIISKMTLTQVSTWFANARRRLKKENKMTWTPRNRSEDEEEEDTVDLENHDESMKLHGEELEMRSTSAGSVLSTDSCPLLFQDKTRTNHSLVHLDSGDRSHILGPDSGSGAHPPSRTLRVRGSEHTLSPSLPSEEQVDSCGGTEGQNPKPKLWSLAQMATGSSDSSQCRGRSSLSHGYAPPLYYTSPFMAGYSSFGPLEALRLSGLQRKVLSGAEAATPDCHLHSQNHEQLHKLTRAMTNM